From Rutidosis leptorrhynchoides isolate AG116_Rl617_1_P2 chromosome 3, CSIRO_AGI_Rlap_v1, whole genome shotgun sequence, a single genomic window includes:
- the LOC139898857 gene encoding 5-formyltetrahydrofolate cyclo-ligase-like protein COG0212, which produces MEACAFRISSFKHQSNNKPNFIFKTCKFNSNCNHNNSFKVGNNKTQVSFDETSYEAERLHLDAKARESMAEKQTTDIENDPKAWKWVIRKKVWDLMEAKNIAQFPRPVHHRIPNFVNASIAADKLNKLEVFQKAGCVKVNPDTPQKQVRFLTLNGGKKLLTPQPRLRTGFFSILESNNLNPSTMNEACTSVGVAKYGKPIGLDEKIKVDLIVIGSVAVDPKTGARLGKGEGFAELEYGMLRYMGAIDDSTPIVTSVHDEQLVDDIPVEKLLIHDVPVDIICTPTQVIFTNTPIPKPQGIYWDKLSPEKLGQIKVLRELKAKIEREIGQKLPSGPSEKLPPTAKRGQKR; this is translated from the exons ATGGAGGCCTGTGCATTCCGAATTTCATCATTCAAACATCAAAGCAATAATAAACCAAATTTTATCTTTAAAACCTGTAAATTCAACAGTAACTGCAATCACAATAATTCATTCAAAGTTGGTAACAACAAAACCCAAGTTTCTTTCGATGAAACATCATATGAGGCCGAGAGGCTTCATTTGGATGCTAAAGCAAGAGAATCAATGGCTGAGAAACAAACAACTGATATTGAAAATGACCCGAAAGCTTGGAAATGGGTAATCCGGAAAAAGGTTTGGGATTTAATGGAAGCTAAAAACATTGCTCAGTTTCCTAGACCTGTTCATCACAGGATCCCTAATTTTGTTAATGCTTCCATTGCTGCTGATAAA TTGAATAAATTGGAGGTGTTTCAAAAGGCTGGTTGTGTGAAGGTGAATCCTGATACCCCTCAAAAGCAAGTCAGATTTTTGACACTTAATG GTGGAAAGAAACTGCTAACTCCCCAGCCCCGTTTAAGAACCGGATTTTTCTCAATACTCGAATCGAATAATTTGAATCCAAGTACCATGAACGAGGCATGCACTTCGGTTGGGGTTGCAAAATATGGAAAGCCCATTGGATTGGACGAGAAGATTAAGGTGGACCTTATTGTCATTGGCTCGGTTGCTGTTGATCCAAAAACCGGGGCTCGACTTGGCAAGGGTGAG GGATTTGCAGAACTTGAATATGGAATGCTGCGTTATATGGGAGCAATCGATGACTCAACTCCAATTGTTACATCTG TGCATGACGAACAGTTAGTAGATGATATTCCTGTTGAGAAGCTACTCATTCATGATGTACCTGTTGATATCATATGCACTCCAACCCAAGTTATATTTACCAATACGCCCATCCCCAAACCTCAAG GTATTTATTGGGACAAATTGTCACCTGAAAAGCTGGGTCAGATTAAAGTTCTTAGAGAACTGAAAGCCAAGATTGAAAGAGAAATTGGACAGAAACTTCCCAGTGGCCCTTCCGAGAAGCTACCTCCTACCGCTAAAAGGGGACAAAAGCGATAG